A region from the Arachis ipaensis cultivar K30076 chromosome B01, Araip1.1, whole genome shotgun sequence genome encodes:
- the LOC107605499 gene encoding uncharacterized protein LOC107605499 — protein sequence MPHTGGSKSIATLMDELAKDGIEPSRAEIFLKIHRRRKDGRPLDEESAKAVELIEEKLNNGELSNEESINGVAWEGDIYSQVLGSDRSGYVRGLGLGPTPSLLWGNKSSYGKFVSDALVCYGVIGIGITITAVGLIVGGFVALLA from the exons ATGCCTCACACGGGAGGATCCAAAAGCATTGCAACTTTGATGGATGAACTG GCCAAGGATGGAATCGAACCTTCACGAGCAGAGATTTTTCTCAAAATTCATAGAAGGCGTAAGGATGGTAGACCATTGGATGAGGAGTCTGCAAAAGCAGTG GAACTAATTGAAGAGAAGTTGAATAATGGCGAGCTATCTAATGAAGAATCTATTAATGGTGTTGCTTGGGAAGGAGATATTTATTCTCAAGTATTGGGAAGTGATAGAAGTGGTTACGTACGTGGTTTAGGACTTGGTCCAACACCTTCTTTATTGTGGGGTAATAAATCATCTTATGGTAAATTTGTTTCAGATGCTTTAGTATGTT ATGGTGTTATAGGAATTGGCATCACTATAACTGCTGTGGGACTCATAGTTGGTGGCTTTGTTGCACTGTTAGCCTAG
- the LOC110265754 gene encoding uncharacterized protein LOC110265754, with protein MDDKTWLQTHQYVLFNCASKVVEDYRNEHISEIKRTHRKRRLSPHQLDRLHFNSFHEWFKDEINKLDITFGTQSDIRTLSRGPSYIARRFKGFDLNNGYRFRTKNHEESKATQNSGVMVVSKVISYASASDNSPKSGNINYYGRLTDIIELNYFEEFKVVLFKCEWVDITKGRGVKKDDLGFTLVNFSCLIHTGDQESDEPFVFANQAQQVIFVKDPHDHEWFIPRLISPRDIYNMGEKKIMQFEQLMQNDNGDLTLLEEIRHFEDENTDWVRSGVNDIVIDHGHSPNQTDDNSE; from the exons ATGGATGATAAAACATGGTTGCAAACCCATCAATATGTGCTCTTCAATTGTGCTTCTAAAGTGGTTGAAGATTATAGAAA TGAACATATTAGTGAGATCAAGAGAACACATCGCAAGCGTCGCCTTTCTCCACATCAACTTGATCGCTTGCATTTTAATTCATTTCATGAATGGTTCAAGGATGAA ATTAACAAGTTGGATATCACATTTGGTACCCAAAGTGATATAAGAACCCTTTCACGAGGTCCAAGTTACATTGCAAGACGATTCAAAGGTTTTGATTTGAACAATGGGTATCGATTTCGAACAAAAAATCATGAAGAGTCCAAGGCAACACAAAATTCTGGTGTCATGGTTGTCTCAAAGGTGATTAGCTATGCAAGTGCAAGTGACAATTCTCCCAAGTCGGGAAATATCAATTATTATGGAAGATTGACTGATATTATAGAGTTAAATTACTTTGAAGAATTTAAGGTTGTCTTGTTTAAATGTGAATGGGTTGACATAACCAAAGGTAGAGGAGTTAAGAAAGATGACTTGGGTTTCACACTAGTGAACTTTTCATGCTTAATACATACCGGTGATCAAGAGAGTGATGAACCTTTTGTATTTGCAAACCAAGCTCAACAAGTGATATTTGTGAAAGATCCTCATGATCATGAATGGTTTATCCCTAGGCTAATTAGTCCTCGAGACATATATAATATGGGAGAAAAGAAAATCATGCAGTTTGAGCAATTAATGCAAAATGATAATGGTGACTTAACTTTGTTAGAGGAAATTCGTCACTTTGAGGATGAGAATACTGATTGGGTTAGAAGTGGGGTTAATGATATAGTAATTGATCATGGACATTCACCAAATCAAACTGATGACAATTCTGAGtaa